Proteins encoded by one window of Polaribacter haliotis:
- a CDS encoding S24 family peptidase, whose protein sequence is MESKKKVILIRKLAEENNITAYDIGKNTEISLTSARNVLEDDNITPRVKTLNIILEYLENAIVGTKNQYELKEEFQSKVTEETVNYLPEGVPYYDVEFAAGFEDFTQNQAIKPTSIILHPFFTGCDFVIRASGQSMAKIIKHGDAIGIKQLDNWQEFLPFGEIYAIVTKDNYRMIKVITKGSTEDYFTLISKPTDNKKEEFPPQEIKKNQIISIFKVQASSYLF, encoded by the coding sequence ATGGAATCTAAAAAAAAGGTTATTTTAATAAGGAAATTAGCAGAAGAAAATAATATTACAGCTTACGATATTGGAAAAAACACAGAAATATCTCTAACTTCTGCCAGAAATGTGTTAGAAGATGACAACATTACACCAAGAGTAAAAACATTAAACATTATTCTAGAATATTTAGAAAATGCAATTGTTGGCACAAAAAACCAATACGAATTAAAAGAAGAATTCCAATCTAAAGTAACAGAAGAAACTGTAAATTATTTACCAGAAGGCGTGCCTTATTATGATGTAGAATTCGCTGCAGGTTTTGAAGATTTTACACAAAACCAAGCCATTAAACCAACATCTATTATATTACACCCATTTTTTACAGGTTGCGATTTTGTTATACGCGCTTCAGGACAATCTATGGCTAAAATTATAAAACATGGAGATGCAATTGGTATAAAACAATTAGACAATTGGCAGGAGTTTTTACCATTTGGCGAAATTTACGCCATTGTTACCAAAGATAATTACAGAATGATAAAAGTAATTACGAAAGGATCTACAGAAGATTATTTTACTTTAATAAGCAAACCAACAGACAATAAAAAAGAAGAATTCCCACCACAAGAAATAAAAAAGAACCAAATTATTAGTATCTTTAAAGTCCAAGCAAGTAGTTATTTATTTTAA
- a CDS encoding response regulator transcription factor: MMFQNKKFTKQEKVVAELIAFGFSEKEIAVKLFIAESTVHTHAKNIRKKINARSAVDVARFYIVENPAKFFATVLFLILQNFMVFTSTDFDGKIFRAGRKSQKIRKYEII, translated from the coding sequence ATGATGTTTCAAAATAAAAAGTTTACAAAGCAGGAAAAGGTAGTTGCAGAGTTAATTGCTTTTGGTTTTTCTGAAAAAGAAATTGCTGTAAAATTATTTATAGCAGAATCTACTGTGCATACACATGCTAAAAATATCAGAAAAAAAATAAATGCTAGAAGTGCTGTAGATGTTGCAAGGTTTTACATTGTAGAGAATCCTGCTAAATTTTTTGCAACTGTATTGTTTTTAATACTTCAGAACTTCATGGTTTTTACGTCAACAGATTTCGATGGTAAAATATTTAGAGCAGGAAGAAAATCACAAAAAATTAGAAAATATGAAATTATATAA
- a CDS encoding AAA family ATPase — protein sequence MFNLEEKPKEPIVSDDFLKDILSKRIKSTDTIKQNEFIMKIGNTNKFSKGDISGWIGLAKSKKTFALTMFVSALVGCLRLFDVFNANKECKVLYVDTEQSPADVQRVTKRIQKMSGAEDNLFMYGLRPYSAKERVEAIVLLLKEHKDIDVLIIDGVRDLVMSVNNDVECTEVINLLMKWSFEYEIHIATVLHQNKGDGNARGHLGTELYNKSQSIIRITKDENDSSVSTVEEVIGRGKGFEKFSFRVNDNGLPEVCELALNSINVDKAPWE from the coding sequence ATGTTTAATTTAGAAGAAAAACCAAAAGAACCAATAGTTTCAGACGATTTTTTAAAAGATATTTTATCTAAAAGAATTAAGTCTACAGATACTATAAAACAAAATGAATTTATTATGAAAATTGGTAATACAAATAAATTTTCTAAAGGTGATATTTCTGGGTGGATTGGTTTGGCTAAATCTAAAAAAACATTCGCATTAACAATGTTTGTTTCTGCTTTGGTTGGTTGCCTCCGTTTGTTTGATGTGTTTAACGCAAATAAAGAATGTAAGGTTTTGTATGTAGATACAGAACAAAGTCCTGCAGATGTGCAAAGAGTTACAAAGAGAATTCAAAAGATGTCAGGTGCAGAAGATAATTTATTTATGTATGGCCTACGTCCTTATAGCGCAAAAGAAAGAGTAGAAGCAATTGTGTTACTTCTTAAGGAACATAAGGATATAGATGTTTTAATTATTGATGGTGTACGTGATTTGGTAATGAGTGTTAATAATGATGTTGAGTGTACGGAAGTAATTAATTTGTTAATGAAATGGTCTTTTGAATATGAAATTCATATAGCAACAGTGTTGCATCAAAACAAAGGAGATGGAAATGCAAGAGGTCATTTAGGAACAGAATTATATAATAAATCGCAATCAATAATTAGAATTACTAAAGATGAAAACGATAGTTCGGTAAGTACTGTAGAAGAAGTAATTGGACGTGGTAAAGGTTTTGAAAAGTTTTCTTTTAGAGTAAATGATAATGGTTTGCCAGAAGTATGTGAGTTGGCTTTAAATTCGATAAATGTAGATAAAGCGCCATGGGAATAG
- a CDS encoding HNH endonuclease, with the protein MPIIPKPKKKPWQQERVVQGRRLHDNSKFYNSRAWRKVSKAYKLAHPVCECKECKEKELLKPSNVTDHIKGLQFLLDNKLDPYDWKELQAMSSSCHNKKSGRDAHKNKIK; encoded by the coding sequence ATGCCAATAATACCAAAACCTAAAAAGAAACCTTGGCAACAAGAGAGGGTTGTGCAAGGAAGAAGATTACATGATAATAGTAAGTTCTATAACTCGCGTGCTTGGCGTAAAGTTTCTAAAGCTTATAAGTTGGCGCATCCAGTTTGTGAGTGTAAAGAATGTAAAGAAAAAGAGTTATTAAAACCTTCAAATGTTACAGATCATATCAAGGGGTTACAATTTTTATTAGATAATAAATTAGATCCATATGATTGGAAAGAACTTCAAGCAATGAGTAGTAGTTGTCATAACAAAAAGTCAGGTCGTGATGCTCATAAAAACAAAATAAAATAG
- a CDS encoding P27 family phage terminase small subunit, which produces MNKDKMKIVHTNSENKKTEKKETEVSSLYGILKELPKPEPGMKLNAAQKKWWYWFGFEFVKTNHFSKVDLMHLQQAAFWMDARSKAIAEVNKSKGISGLVQKFASGATNVTGYVSVIEKADKHLDGVSAHFGLSIKDRSKIKAVEDGSSSNQLSLLDEIEEMLGSKKSAL; this is translated from the coding sequence ATGAATAAAGATAAAATGAAAATAGTACATACAAATTCAGAAAATAAAAAAACTGAAAAAAAAGAAACAGAAGTTTCTTCTTTGTATGGTATTTTAAAAGAATTACCGAAGCCAGAACCAGGAATGAAGTTAAACGCTGCGCAAAAAAAGTGGTGGTATTGGTTTGGGTTTGAGTTTGTGAAAACAAATCATTTTTCTAAAGTTGATTTAATGCATTTACAACAGGCAGCATTTTGGATGGATGCCAGAAGTAAAGCGATTGCAGAAGTAAATAAATCTAAAGGTATTTCTGGTTTAGTGCAAAAGTTTGCTTCTGGTGCTACAAATGTAACAGGTTATGTTTCTGTAATAGAAAAAGCGGATAAACATTTAGACGGTGTTTCTGCTCATTTTGGTTTATCTATAAAAGATAGATCTAAAATAAAAGCAGTAGAAGATGGTTCTTCTTCTAACCAATTGAGTTTGTTGGATGAGATAGAAGAAATGTTAGGTTCTAAAAAATCGGCTTTATAA
- a CDS encoding terminase large subunit yields the protein MNIPGNIQNSIPFQYAADVKSGKIVCGLRIKQAIDRFYKLINTAESKGYWLDHSKGFAIIRFFEKILKHTKGKSAGQPFILSPYQQFTLYNLFAWQTKNEEGQTIRLIRNVYQKVGKKNGKTAELSGVGLFVKAFDGEEGAEVYVGATKEEQAKLCFQQACDFIQKSTILQNIGFKVYQKEIKFLPKSAFMRPLGGDSKTQDGINSHLTIIDEYHAHKDDSVKENLESSSASRLQPITYTITTAGTNVHGVCKNFEDSCINILEGVAEDDTFLIMIHDLDEDDDWQDPKCWVKANPNLGVTVSVDFLQKEYQKTVNQPSKIPNFQTKHLNMWVDAPTVWVESKYWNNCMVPIKYENFAKLGNCGGLDLSSTTDITAFAVVSEPDSEGFRDVDVWCFCPLDTIEKRSKEDRVPYRYWSNLKRENAVDKNDTYLIATPGNMVDYNVVFNKVVQIVSERKTKHVEYDRKFSAGLISPLQEAGVELSPFTQTLMNYTSPTKEFERLIMSGKLRVGNNPILKWMLSGCVPIYDTNENVRLDKSRSTKRIDAMIAIIEAIAGTLSEEKEPETSKYNDPSVEITLG from the coding sequence ATGAATATTCCAGGCAACATACAAAACTCAATTCCTTTTCAATATGCAGCAGATGTAAAATCTGGTAAAATTGTTTGTGGTTTAAGAATTAAGCAAGCAATAGATAGGTTTTATAAATTAATTAATACTGCAGAATCTAAAGGTTATTGGTTGGACCATTCTAAAGGTTTTGCAATTATTCGTTTTTTTGAAAAAATTCTAAAACATACAAAAGGAAAGTCTGCAGGTCAACCTTTTATTTTATCACCATATCAACAATTCACTTTATATAATTTATTTGCTTGGCAAACCAAAAACGAAGAAGGCCAAACAATAAGATTAATTAGGAATGTTTATCAGAAAGTAGGTAAAAAGAACGGTAAGACTGCAGAACTATCTGGAGTTGGTTTATTTGTAAAAGCGTTTGATGGAGAAGAAGGTGCAGAAGTTTATGTTGGGGCTACAAAAGAAGAACAGGCAAAACTATGTTTTCAGCAAGCGTGTGATTTTATTCAAAAATCTACAATACTTCAAAACATTGGTTTTAAGGTTTATCAAAAAGAAATAAAGTTTCTTCCAAAATCTGCTTTTATGAGGCCTTTGGGTGGAGATTCAAAAACGCAAGATGGAATTAATTCACATTTAACAATTATAGATGAATATCATGCTCATAAAGATGATTCAGTAAAAGAAAATTTAGAAAGTTCTTCAGCAAGTAGATTACAGCCAATAACCTACACAATAACAACTGCAGGAACAAATGTGCATGGAGTTTGTAAAAATTTCGAAGATAGTTGTATTAATATTTTAGAAGGAGTTGCAGAAGATGATACTTTTTTAATAATGATACATGATCTAGATGAAGATGATGATTGGCAAGATCCAAAATGTTGGGTAAAAGCAAACCCTAATTTAGGTGTAACTGTTTCAGTGGATTTTTTACAAAAAGAATATCAAAAAACAGTAAACCAGCCAAGTAAAATACCCAACTTTCAAACAAAGCATTTAAACATGTGGGTAGATGCACCAACGGTTTGGGTAGAAAGCAAGTATTGGAACAATTGTATGGTTCCAATAAAATACGAAAACTTTGCAAAATTAGGCAATTGTGGTGGGTTAGATTTAAGTTCTACTACAGATATTACAGCTTTCGCAGTTGTAAGTGAGCCAGATTCAGAAGGTTTTAGAGATGTAGATGTTTGGTGTTTTTGTCCTTTAGATACCATTGAAAAAAGGAGTAAAGAAGATAGAGTTCCTTATAGGTATTGGTCTAATTTAAAAAGAGAAAATGCAGTAGATAAAAATGATACATATTTAATTGCAACGCCTGGCAATATGGTAGATTATAATGTTGTTTTTAATAAAGTTGTTCAAATTGTTTCCGAAAGGAAAACAAAACATGTAGAATATGATAGAAAGTTTTCTGCAGGTTTAATTTCTCCGCTTCAAGAAGCAGGAGTTGAGTTATCACCTTTTACACAAACTTTAATGAATTACACAAGTCCTACAAAAGAGTTTGAACGTTTAATTATGTCAGGAAAATTAAGAGTAGGTAATAATCCTATTTTAAAATGGATGCTTTCTGGTTGTGTTCCTATTTACGATACAAATGAAAATGTAAGGTTGGATAAATCAAGGTCAACAAAAAGAATTGATGCAATGATTGCTATAATTGAAGCAATTGCAGGAACATTATCTGAAGAAAAAGAACCAGAAACATCAAAATATAATGATCCTTCAGTAGAGATCACTTTAGGTTAA
- a CDS encoding tyrosine-type recombinase/integrase — MKSVEIYKQKLTNKNYSKRTIETYVCYLEKFLQEIKKNPYHITTKEIENYLLNKNYSSISVQNQVIGSLKLFAKYILGKKEVHLNKIERPKREKKLPRIIDAELLAERISMVKNLKHKAILTLGLSCGLRISEVINLKWLDLDKKRNVLNVINGKGKKDRITFLNNNLIELLTEYWLEYRSEEYVFNGQFKNQYSATSIQRLVKKYIHPTASFHLLRHSFATYALDNGTGIGALADIMGHNSIKTTEIYYHTSLKAVQNLKQVI, encoded by the coding sequence ATGAAATCTGTAGAAATTTACAAACAAAAATTAACAAATAAAAACTATTCAAAAAGGACAATAGAAACGTATGTATGTTATTTAGAAAAGTTTCTTCAAGAAATAAAGAAGAATCCATATCATATAACAACAAAAGAAATTGAAAACTATTTACTAAACAAAAACTACAGTTCAATATCTGTGCAAAACCAGGTAATAGGTAGTTTAAAGTTATTTGCAAAATACATTTTAGGAAAAAAAGAAGTTCACTTAAATAAAATCGAAAGACCAAAAAGAGAAAAAAAACTACCTAGAATAATAGATGCAGAATTGTTAGCAGAAAGAATTTCTATGGTTAAAAATCTAAAACACAAAGCTATATTAACATTAGGTTTAAGTTGTGGATTGCGAATAAGCGAAGTAATAAATTTAAAATGGTTAGATCTCGATAAAAAAAGAAATGTATTAAATGTAATAAACGGAAAAGGGAAAAAAGACCGAATTACATTTTTAAACAATAATTTAATTGAGTTACTTACAGAATATTGGTTAGAATATAGATCAGAAGAATATGTCTTTAACGGCCAATTTAAAAACCAATATTCTGCAACAAGTATACAAAGATTAGTAAAAAAATACATTCACCCAACAGCTTCTTTTCATTTATTAAGGCACTCTTTTGCAACCTATGCATTAGATAACGGAACAGGTATTGGAGCCTTGGCAGATATTATGGGCCACAATAGTATAAAGACTACAGAAATATATTATCACACTTCATTAAAAGCAGTTCAAAATCTAAAGCAAGTTATCTAA
- a CDS encoding phage portal protein, translating into MFAQAIQHNNSTRSAVSSVGGSGLFDWFGGGSVTKNGTPVNTSSAKTLSAFYNGITILCNDYAKLPKSVIIKNGNTRIKDASHPVNRLLNKRPNPFMSAFNYDSIMMQCAILKGNAYSEKITNPITGKVEARQFINENDTPVTVKKFNGKLWYHFDGRVVPAKDMEHIIGFSENGITGIGVVAYAAKSLGVALSSQEFAEEYYASRGVGMAVMTSSKSINPDAKTRVGNSIESRFSSKSNYKVAVIDEAESFQHISLTPQESMFLETNKHAIGEVARWLNIPSHKLKDTENSNYSNMESQNIDHISNSVLPWSMKFRQEQDEKLFTEAEIRQGYQVHHNSNSLLEADKKTQAEFISKMLNNKVFVPNQIREMFDMNPLEGGDVALMPLNMQTEAEYQLKLEKMALEIKKLKNE; encoded by the coding sequence GTGTTCGCACAAGCAATACAGCATAATAATTCTACAAGATCAGCAGTTTCTTCTGTTGGTGGTTCTGGTTTGTTTGATTGGTTTGGTGGTGGTTCTGTAACAAAAAACGGAACACCAGTAAACACATCTTCAGCAAAAACACTATCTGCATTTTATAACGGAATTACAATTTTGTGTAACGATTACGCAAAACTACCTAAATCCGTAATTATAAAAAACGGAAACACACGTATAAAAGATGCTTCACATCCTGTAAATAGATTGTTAAATAAAAGGCCAAATCCTTTTATGTCTGCATTTAATTACGATTCTATAATGATGCAATGTGCAATTCTAAAAGGAAACGCATATTCAGAAAAAATTACAAACCCAATTACAGGAAAGGTAGAAGCAAGGCAATTTATAAACGAAAACGATACACCAGTAACTGTAAAGAAGTTTAATGGTAAACTTTGGTATCATTTCGATGGTAGAGTAGTTCCTGCAAAAGATATGGAGCACATAATTGGTTTTTCAGAAAACGGAATTACAGGAATTGGTGTGGTTGCTTATGCTGCTAAATCTTTAGGAGTTGCATTAAGTAGTCAAGAGTTTGCAGAAGAATATTATGCGTCGAGAGGTGTTGGAATGGCTGTAATGACTTCTTCTAAAAGCATAAATCCAGATGCAAAAACCAGAGTAGGTAATTCTATTGAGAGTCGTTTTTCTTCTAAATCTAATTACAAGGTTGCTGTTATAGATGAAGCTGAAAGCTTCCAACATATTTCTTTAACGCCACAAGAATCTATGTTTTTGGAAACTAATAAACATGCAATTGGTGAAGTCGCACGTTGGTTAAATATTCCTTCACATAAATTAAAAGATACAGAAAATAGTAACTATTCTAATATGGAAAGCCAGAATATAGATCATATATCTAATTCTGTGTTGCCTTGGTCTATGAAATTTAGGCAAGAACAAGACGAAAAGCTATTTACTGAAGCAGAAATAAGACAAGGGTATCAAGTACACCACAATTCAAACTCACTTTTAGAAGCAGATAAAAAAACGCAGGCAGAATTTATTTCTAAAATGCTAAACAATAAAGTGTTTGTTCCTAATCAGATTAGAGAAATGTTCGATATGAATCCATTAGAAGGTGGTGATGTTGCTTTAATGCCTTTAAATATGCAAACAGAAGCAGAGTATCAACTAAAGTTGGAAAAAATGGCATTGGAGATTAAAAAATTGAAAAATGAGTAA
- a CDS encoding HK97 family phage prohead protease: MSKERIVLRNAFVRDTTADQIENRQVEFVISSEAVDSYRTVFKIDGWNLTDYTRNPIVCYQHRANSDDPDNIIGTSTVRVENGELIGTVTFEDAETNPKAEKIFRKVQSGTLKMASIGAKIEKARFGNEENGEDKEVLYFTEQRLMEWSIVSIGSNPDAHKRNAQTVAELRTELQPEDVTSFDENKRSLREAELLVNN; this comes from the coding sequence ATGAGTAAAGAAAGAATAGTTTTAAGAAACGCATTTGTAAGAGATACAACTGCAGATCAGATAGAAAATAGACAAGTAGAATTTGTTATTTCTTCTGAAGCAGTAGATTCTTACAGAACGGTTTTTAAAATAGATGGTTGGAATTTAACAGACTACACAAGAAACCCAATTGTTTGTTATCAACATAGAGCAAATTCAGACGATCCAGATAATATTATTGGTACTTCTACGGTAAGAGTAGAAAATGGAGAATTAATTGGAACTGTAACTTTTGAAGATGCAGAAACAAATCCAAAGGCTGAAAAGATTTTTAGAAAAGTACAATCTGGTACTTTAAAAATGGCAAGTATTGGCGCAAAAATAGAAAAGGCGCGTTTTGGTAATGAAGAAAATGGCGAAGATAAAGAGGTTTTGTATTTCACAGAACAAAGGTTAATGGAATGGTCTATTGTTTCTATAGGTTCTAATCCAGATGCGCACAAAAGAAACGCACAAACTGTTGCAGAATTAAGAACAGAGTTACAGCCAGAAGATGTTACATCTTTTGATGAAAATAAAAGAAGTCTGCGAGAAGCAGAATTGTTAGTTAATAATTAA
- a CDS encoding phage major capsid protein, whose protein sequence is MKSSVELKQERASLKDKQTALITKAKTEKREMSNEENTSFDDLMTQRNALDAQILRAEQIEKDEADASRNAGTVVGAPAVKPEKKSGNFSLLRSLRSLSKGQELHPDDAKVHEQAQEEMRASGLELPEGNAISIPTGALRAQTVTGDSGAKGGALVASTPKLVRPLQPVLPIESLGVNIMSGLVGDVPLPTSGAFSFSYGSETATTAATDIGFAGPTLKPKRCSGVVDISKKLLAQTSFSVEDYILEQINIAYGNTITLAAINGSGEAPTGLYSLITTNVNTTAGALTHATAVALEGLVDAADGTNVKRAYLADPKVKSGAKTTKIDAGSGVFLSDGNTLNGYPFISTTLMPLLDTDKHPIIFGDWNQLTVGYWDTLSIIVDPYTQAASGKVRLIIEGFSDVAVTNEKAFAINKVVTV, encoded by the coding sequence ATGAAAAGTTCAGTAGAATTAAAACAAGAACGCGCTTCTCTAAAAGACAAGCAAACAGCTTTAATTACAAAAGCGAAAACAGAAAAGAGAGAAATGTCAAATGAAGAAAATACTTCTTTTGATGATTTAATGACTCAAAGAAATGCTTTAGATGCTCAAATATTAAGAGCAGAGCAAATTGAAAAAGACGAAGCAGATGCTTCAAGAAATGCGGGAACAGTTGTTGGTGCGCCTGCAGTTAAACCAGAAAAAAAGTCAGGTAATTTTTCTTTATTAAGATCATTAAGATCATTATCTAAAGGTCAAGAATTACATCCAGATGATGCAAAAGTACATGAGCAAGCGCAAGAAGAAATGCGTGCTTCAGGTTTAGAGTTACCAGAAGGTAATGCAATTTCTATTCCAACAGGTGCTTTAAGAGCGCAAACTGTAACAGGAGATTCTGGTGCAAAAGGTGGTGCTTTGGTAGCTTCAACTCCAAAATTAGTAAGACCATTACAGCCTGTTCTTCCAATAGAAAGTTTAGGTGTTAACATTATGTCTGGTTTAGTTGGCGATGTTCCATTACCAACTTCTGGCGCATTTTCTTTTTCTTATGGATCAGAAACTGCAACAACAGCTGCAACAGATATAGGTTTTGCGGGACCAACTTTAAAGCCAAAAAGATGTTCTGGTGTTGTGGATATTTCAAAGAAATTATTAGCACAAACTTCTTTTTCTGTAGAAGATTACATTTTAGAGCAAATTAACATTGCATATGGTAATACAATTACGTTAGCAGCAATTAATGGTTCTGGTGAAGCTCCAACAGGTTTATATTCTTTAATTACAACAAATGTAAACACTACTGCAGGTGCATTAACGCATGCAACAGCTGTAGCTTTAGAAGGTTTAGTAGATGCAGCAGATGGTACAAATGTAAAACGTGCTTATTTAGCAGATCCAAAAGTAAAAAGTGGTGCAAAAACTACAAAAATAGATGCAGGTTCTGGTGTTTTCTTATCAGATGGAAACACATTAAATGGTTATCCATTTATTTCTACAACTTTAATGCCTTTATTAGATACAGATAAACACCCAATTATTTTTGGAGATTGGAACCAATTAACAGTTGGTTATTGGGATACACTTTCAATTATTGTAGATCCGTATACACAAGCAGCTTCAGGAAAAGTTAGATTAATTATAGAAGGTTTTTCTGATGTAGCAGTAACAAACGAAAAAGCGTTTGCAATTAACAAAGTGGTAACAGTATAG
- a CDS encoding phage head completion protein, whose product MKIELGNFKNKIKILQKIKTKDSLGSPVEVDQVLKTCWAQQIDVAGSEDEEGKVRAIYDSAFIIKYDIRLANGKAIGMLVKDEAEREFSIESIIEVEFRKFLRINAVKSE is encoded by the coding sequence GTGAAAATAGAACTCGGCAACTTTAAAAACAAAATTAAAATTTTACAGAAAATTAAAACTAAAGATAGTTTAGGTTCTCCTGTAGAAGTAGATCAGGTTTTAAAAACGTGTTGGGCACAGCAAATAGATGTTGCTGGTAGTGAAGATGAAGAGGGAAAGGTAAGAGCAATTTACGATTCGGCATTTATAATAAAATACGATATACGTTTAGCAAACGGAAAAGCTATTGGAATGCTTGTTAAAGATGAAGCAGAAAGAGAGTTTAGTATAGAGTCTATAATAGAAGTAGAGTTTAGAAAATTCCTTCGTATAAATGCAGTAAAAAGTGAATAG
- a CDS encoding HK97-gp10 family putative phage morphogenesis protein has protein sequence MNSNLIEIEGFKELEKKLKSLSSDKVKSREVLKILGQVANPTVKAVKALTPIAKKPHIQKRKGQSFGTVITPGTGKRSIGKKTMRRAKNPTLYVSPRSTKRADGWYLRQFVIRGTKYQKANPFIDKAYQQTQGQVTKDAETKVAKYIQRQIEKLSN, from the coding sequence GTGAATAGTAATCTTATCGAAATAGAAGGTTTTAAAGAGTTAGAAAAAAAGTTAAAATCTTTAAGTAGTGATAAGGTTAAAAGTAGAGAAGTTCTTAAAATTCTTGGTCAAGTTGCAAACCCAACTGTAAAAGCAGTAAAAGCGTTAACGCCAATTGCTAAAAAGCCACATATTCAAAAAAGAAAAGGGCAAAGTTTTGGTACAGTAATTACTCCAGGAACAGGTAAAAGATCTATTGGTAAAAAAACAATGCGTAGGGCAAAAAACCCAACATTATATGTTTCGCCAAGAAGTACAAAAAGAGCAGATGGTTGGTATTTAAGACAGTTTGTAATTCGTGGTACAAAATACCAGAAAGCAAATCCTTTTATAGATAAAGCGTACCAGCAAACACAAGGGCAAGTAACAAAAGATGCAGAAACAAAAGTTGCAAAATACATTCAAAGGCAAATAGAAAAATTAAGTAATTAA
- a CDS encoding phage tail tube protein, which yields MALDYNGNMRVKAGTKTILHEQESSFSMSVAMQEIATKDIVGKNYNPQDVEWSISGTGIADNSDASAQVDIKALMDALKAKDAVAIEMTDEVVGNLAISGNGYYESISIKATNKEKVTFDFSIKGIGEPAFALNA from the coding sequence ATGGCTTTAGATTATAACGGAAACATGCGTGTTAAGGCAGGCACAAAAACAATTTTGCACGAGCAGGAATCTAGTTTTTCTATGAGTGTTGCAATGCAAGAAATTGCAACTAAAGATATTGTGGGTAAAAACTACAATCCACAAGATGTAGAATGGTCTATTTCAGGAACAGGTATTGCAGATAATTCAGATGCTTCTGCTCAAGTAGATATTAAAGCTTTAATGGATGCTTTAAAAGCAAAAGATGCTGTTGCTATAGAAATGACAGATGAAGTTGTAGGTAATTTGGCAATTTCTGGTAATGGTTATTACGAGAGTATTTCAATTAAAGCAACTAATAAAGAAAAAGTAACATTCGATTTTTCTATAAAAGGAATTGGCGAACCAGCGTTTGCTTTAAACGCTTAA